In Xanthomonas sp. SI, the following are encoded in one genomic region:
- a CDS encoding glycoside hydrolase family 5 protein produces the protein MSLSSLWSSRLRPVAPAVFLLVAAFSVSAQDGKSVLKYAGVNLSGAEFNSGKKPGTLYKDYTYPGPADYSYFAGKGMNIVRLPFLWERLQPTSKGEFDPAQLAQIKKAVAQAKASHLHLILDPHNYAKYNGALIGSDGAPAEVFADLWRRLATEFKDDDTVIFGLMNEPNAVSSTDWAAAAQAAINAIRKAGAKNLILVPGTAYTGAHSWRSTYYGTSNAVALQPLTDPGNRMAFEAHQYFDKDNSGTKGECVSATAGAEKLSGFVSWLRENKKVGFIGEFATADTPVCNQALEGLLSYIEQNNDVIVGWTWWAAGAWWKNDYPFNVQPNKDGSDKPQMSILSKHAHKVTGK, from the coding sequence ATGTCGCTTTCCTCTCTCTGGTCGTCGCGGTTGCGCCCCGTCGCGCCCGCCGTGTTCCTGCTCGTCGCCGCCTTCAGCGTGTCCGCCCAGGACGGCAAGAGCGTGCTCAAGTACGCCGGCGTCAACCTGTCCGGCGCCGAATTCAATTCCGGCAAGAAGCCGGGCACGCTGTACAAGGACTACACCTATCCGGGTCCGGCGGACTACAGCTACTTCGCCGGCAAGGGTATGAACATCGTGCGCCTGCCGTTCCTGTGGGAACGCCTGCAGCCCACCTCCAAGGGCGAGTTCGATCCGGCGCAGCTGGCGCAGATCAAGAAGGCGGTGGCGCAGGCCAAGGCCAGCCACCTGCATCTGATCCTGGACCCGCACAACTACGCCAAGTACAACGGCGCGCTGATCGGCAGCGACGGTGCGCCGGCCGAGGTGTTCGCCGACCTGTGGCGGCGCCTGGCGACCGAATTCAAGGACGACGACACGGTGATCTTCGGCCTGATGAACGAGCCCAACGCGGTGTCCTCCACCGATTGGGCCGCGGCCGCGCAAGCGGCGATCAACGCCATCCGCAAGGCCGGCGCCAAGAACCTGATACTGGTCCCCGGCACCGCCTACACCGGCGCGCACAGCTGGCGCAGCACCTACTACGGCACCTCCAATGCGGTGGCGCTGCAGCCGCTGACCGATCCGGGCAACCGCATGGCCTTCGAAGCGCACCAGTACTTCGACAAGGACAACAGCGGCACCAAGGGCGAATGCGTCAGCGCCACCGCCGGTGCCGAGAAACTGTCCGGCTTCGTCAGCTGGCTGCGCGAGAATAAAAAGGTCGGTTTCATCGGCGAGTTCGCCACCGCCGATACCCCCGTCTGCAACCAGGCCCTGGAAGGCCTGCTCAGCTACATCGAGCAGAACAACGACGTGATCGTCGGCTGGACCTGGTGGGCGGCCGGCGCGTGGTGGAAGAACGACTACCCGTTCAACGTGCAACCGAACAAGGACGGCAGCGACAAGCCGCAGATGTCGATCCTGTCCAAGCACGCGCACAAAGTGACCGGAAAGTAG